The DNA segment AATTTACCATAAGGACTTAGCGCGATGGACATATCCAGACCGGCCAGACGAGGCAGCTTTCCGCAGGACAGTGTGGCACTCATACCGGATGTTGGCGATTCATAGAAGGCACCTGTAAAATCGGAATGCCCCAGGATCGGCACATTGATATTTTCATCCGAAGTCAGCATACGAGTCGCATCCAATCCAATCGTCATATAATTGACCATCAGGCAGTTGGCTCCAGCTTCAATTGCCTTGTATGCGTTTTCCTTTAGTTTTTCCGTGCGGTCTGTAATGTTGAAAGCAAACAAGGTCTTCTCATTCTTTTTACGATCCGCTTTATGAACCGCCTCCATCACATACTTCACTCTTTCAACCAGTGGACAATGTTCGGCATCAGCCACCAGCTCATCGTCTTTGATAATATCAACCCCACCGATGCTTGCCTCATAGGCGTATTTTGCAGTCTCTTTCGGATTAAGACCCGTGCAGGGCTTGATCATGTTGTTCAGAAGCGGCCTGTCTTGAACACCAAGAATCTCTCGAAGGCCTGAAATGCCAAACTTAGGACCTGCAAAATGCTTTAAAAAGCCCTCAGGAAATTCCAGATCAAGAAGTTTCAGCTTGCCGGAACTTGAAATATTGCCAAGAATCGTGCTTAGCATCATAGCAAACTGGGTTCCAAAATTCTCATATGGGTACGCAATACGAATGATAAAGTTGCGTTCAGTAACGCCATCGGGTATTTCATATTGATAGGATGGCGTTTCGTATACCCCCACAACACGCCCGATATGTTTTTCTCGTACCTGAGGGGTTTCTCCGGGCACCTTAAGCCAAGTTCCCGTTGTTTGTTCAACCGCCAGCGCAGCAGCGTGTCGAATCATCTCCGTACCTGGCTTTGCAGCACTATAGTAGGTTGCAATGACATAGTCGTCTTTTCTTATATTTTCTGGCATTTGTACAATGATAGGATCTAGATACACGATATTCCTCCTCGCTTTTTGATAAGACGTTAAAAATTACATAAAAATAAAGTTCATGATTTGATACTTCCTTTTGATATATATATCAAAAAATGTTTTCTTTTAAAAATAAAACCTCGAGATTTTCGGTTCTTAACGTCTAAAGTCAGTGTACATCATGTACTATAATTTATCAATATGGAAAGTTATTTCATATAATATATCTAAGAAATTTATTTCAGTGTCTTAATTATAAGTTATTGTTTCATTTATTTACGATAATTTTCGTCATAATATGTTGTTTTTTTACAATATATTAATCCATTCAGCAAAGAGAATACTTTCCCAGAGCCGGAAAACTTCCAAAGGAAGGTCCTATGTAACCATAAAAACCGGCAGTTCCTTTTCTCGGATCTGCCGGACTTTAACACTCTATTCTATTACCATGTTCCTCATCACTTTATCTGTACTCGTTACAACAGCAGACAAAGTTTCTTCCTATTATCCACCAATCAATATTCTAAATCTAATGCTACATTATCTCGATCACATTCTAAATGATTTCCTACCAAGAATAATTCCGCAGCCTGAATAGATGACCTTCTATAATGATATCCCGAATTAATTTCAGAACACCTGTCTCCTTCATGACTCGCCTCTGGGTGAGTAAAATAGAATATATATGCATGTCCTCTATGAACTAAAACATCACCGTGAGAACCAATTGCCCCATCATCTGTACGGTTACCTGGTTGATTCAAAATATTGGGACAACGTTCCCAATGTTGAAGATCATCACTTCTATATACTCCTAAACCCTCCCATGGATCGGTAATCATCCAATAATGGTTTTTAAACAAGAAAACATTTGGACCTTCATGTGGACAATCGGTTATCTCCGGTCCCCCCACCGTCCAACTGTATAAATCATCACTGTATGCCGTATATGTATGACTATCATGTATTTCATCTTTATACCACATTTTAAACCTTCCATCCGGACAAAGAATTACACAAGCATCGATTACTTTATTGGATGAAAGAGAAAGTGGGCTATCAAATTCCCAATCCCATAAATTATCACTAGTGTAATGAAGAATTGTCCGAGGTTGATCCCATGTGCATGGTATTCCTCTTACATAGGATACATACATATGATAGATTCCTTCATGTTCGATGATTTCAGGTGCCCAGTATGTATTTCGACCTTTTTCATACTGCAGACCTTGTGCAATTCCACGATAAATCCAAGTTCTTCCATAATCATTGGAACTTGCGATCCCGATATCCGTCCCGTGAACGAAAGAAACTCCATAATTTACACACGACGCTCTTCTATTTGTATAAAAAATCCACCAACTCTTTTCTTGCTTATTCCAGATGATGACCGGATCCGCCGCTCCATCATAGATAGGATCCCGAAAGAGCGGTGCATTGGGCGTGATTATTTTATTCATAAGATAGACTCCCTTATAAAAATCTGTTTTCCTGATTCGTCAATTGTTTTTTAGCAATGTACAAAGTGTATCCCACTTTTCTGCAAGCCAGTCCCGACCTTCTGCTTCTCCTTCAATAAATTTTGCAAAGTCAAAAGTTTCCTTTGAAAGCGGGCTTTCATCTTTTGGTAACACTTTAATTTCACCATACCAATTTCGTTTATACTTTGCAAACTGCCATCCCTTTTTAGGTCCGTCTCCAAAAAGCAATACATTATTACTTATCTCATAATTTTCTCCATTGCCGAATACACAAATCATACTGCTTTCATCACCCACAAAGAGATTACCATAAATTTTCACTGGTACTCCCTGATCGTAGACTCCAATTCCCCTACCATCCCGCAAGCTAACATTGTATCGCAAGATGGTGCCTCTACAATCCTTGTTATAGCTAAGTTTCATGCAGTTGAGCCAAAATCCTCCTTCATTGTCATGAGAATAATTATACTGAAAGATCGTATCACCCGCCGTCCCCCAATCAGTGTCAAAGGCAGTTCCGTCATTCTCAAACAGTTTGGTTTTTGCCACCTCATTCCTTTGAATTAATGCATTACTTGTTGCACAAACCCATATGCCTGCGATCAGCTGTGTATCTGAAAGATTCCCCAGAGCACCAGCTTCAATACAGACATTACCATCAATCAGCGGGGATATACAATTTGCCACAATAATACCATCAGACCCCGTTCTTTCGATTCGGTTACCCCTGACCACAATATGCGTATGATGAATATCATTTATGAAATCTTCCTCTTGATTTATACGTATTCCGCTCGTATAGACATCATGGATATAATTTTTCTCAATAATAATATCATGGAGATGATTCTCAAAAGAGCTGCGTCCTGGCATCGTTACATAAATACCGCCATTCCAATACATACTTTTATATACATCTCTCGATCGTCTATTTTCTCCGCATACCATCGAAATCTCACAGTTTCTGACAACGATATCTTTTGTTATACCTTCCGGATTACCGCAGATACAGATCCCCTGCCGCACATTCCTATCAATAGCAGTGTTTTTTATCCGGATTCCATCTATAATGTAATAACTGACACCTCGCAAATAAATTGCAGCATATGCTCCATTTCCGTCTATCAGAGGTGCTTCGCCTTCCCCGTAAGCCTCGATCACTACCGGATTCCATCTTCCACCATTACCTTTCGGTTCCAGCGTTCCCATCCAGATACTTCCCTTTTTTAGACAAATGCGGTCTCCTGGTGCAAGAAGCAAGTGATTAACCGGTAACAGACTTTTCCATGCTTCTCTCACTGATAAACCACTGTTTGTATCTTCCCCTTCTGCGCTGTCCACATAAAAAATCCGTCTATCAATCATATCCGATCTCCTCGATTTTATTTCTACATTTAGCCAATGCATCCAGACGAAATGCTCCCGGCCATGCCACTAACCACTCGGAGCAACTGCCCCATACAGACTGCCTCGAAAGCTCATAACTTTCATCCTGGCTGCCGGCCGGCCGCTCTTTTCCATTTATAACCAGCGTACCGTCAGACAAATGTTGGCATCCATTGATCCAAATTGCATTAGCACGTTTTGTCCAAATACTTTTTCCTGTATATTTGCTTAGCTTATAAAGTTCCGGAATATACGAAAGTGCAAAAGAGTCCATCCCTTCATGCACAGTAGATACCAGTGTTCCACCATAAGAATCATAACCAGTCTGCCCAAGTGTTGTATCTTGATTAAATTTTTCCGTACAGGTGTACTGCCATGTAGAAAGATACCATGCCGCGTTCTCGGCCCTCAATAACCACTTTTCTTCTCTGGTCACTTCATATAGCATGATAGCACATTTAAAAAGCGGAATTGAAGACTCTTTATCAATTGAGAAAATATCAAGTGCACCGGCTGTCGTAAATCCCTCCTCTTCTAACTCTGCATAATAATGTTCGAGTGCATGTACAGCTGCCGCAAGATATGATGCATCCCTACTTCTTTTGTAGGCTTCTATCAGCGGCATGGCAAGAAATGCACCAACTGTCCCCTCCTCAATCGCAACGCTTCCGTCCTCCTTCCAGCACTTTGCAAACGCACCATTTTTCTTCTGATGTTTTATGGCAAAAGTGCAGATATCATATGCTGTCTTTTTATAAGATTCTTTCTTTATTCCCAATTCTTTTGCCAAATCATACGCTTCAAAATAGGCAATTCCAGCGGTTCCCATATTGCAGGCTTCTAAATACCGGATCTGACCCGGATCGTAATAACTGTGTATAACACCGATTGGCAGATATGCATAGCGGATCCAACTATCCAACACAGAAAATCCTATTTCTTTTGCCTCTATATCTGTAGGATTACAAACTGCTTCCCTGAGCAAAGCATTTGCCAGCAGTGCATTTTGTCCGCACCATCCTATCTCATATTTATTTGCAGACCTTTTTCTCCATGCGCCGTTCTCATAGTAAAGGCCAATATTAAACCCACAAAAACCATCCGCTTCCTCTGTATACAAATTCTTAGCAAAAGTAATTCCAAGTTTTTCTATTTGCTTTGGCGAATAGGAGGTTATTCTTTTTGAATCCTCTTTCAGGAAAGCAAATTCGAGCGCTTTTTTGTATCCCATTTTGGGAATTGCCTCTGTCTCAATGACAAGATAGGAGACAAAGCAGGCTTTTTTGTCCATCTGTGTATAAAAAGGGGTACCAAACCGATACAAGTGCAGCTGACGTGGTTCTTCTGTCTCCGGCCAGATAATTTTTTGAACCATATAATCTCCGTCCTTATACATGCTCATACACGAATGGTCATTTGGCTGACCCAATAACGTAGTGGATACCGATAAACCGGCGATTCTTCCCTGTGATTGTGTCATAGCCGGTACACTGGCTCTATGCCAACCATATTTCCACGGAAAACCATGGTAACGATCATCTGTATATTCACAAAAAGTTCCGAATCCATTTCCATTATAATTAATCCCAGGTATCATATAAAAATCCGGAATAAAAGCAGTATGTATTTCCATCTCCATCTGAGAAGTCGGTACACATATACGCCTCCACTCGTAAATTCCGATACCAATTTTACGCAATTCATCTTTACATTTTTCTTTTCCAATCAGGGTAAGTAACTGTTTTCCCTGATGATAGAAACAGATATC comes from the Blautia liquoris genome and includes:
- a CDS encoding RuBisCO large subunit C-terminal-like domain-containing protein; protein product: MYLDPIIVQMPENIRKDDYVIATYYSAAKPGTEMIRHAAALAVEQTTGTWLKVPGETPQVREKHIGRVVGVYETPSYQYEIPDGVTERNFIIRIAYPYENFGTQFAMMLSTILGNISSSGKLKLLDLEFPEGFLKHFAGPKFGISGLREILGVQDRPLLNNMIKPCTGLNPKETAKYAYEASIGGVDIIKDDELVADAEHCPLVERVKYVMEAVHKADRKKNEKTLFAFNITDRTEKLKENAYKAIEAGANCLMVNYMTIGLDATRMLTSDENINVPILGHSDFTGAFYESPTSGMSATLSCGKLPRLAGLDMSIALSPYGKFPMMMDTFIHVGYQLTASMPHIKPVFPMPGGGTTQGHVQELYHMFGKDVIVAAGGAIHGHPMGAAAGARAFRQAMDAVVAGKELSEVRDEYPELKAALNAWGLYGEEDKSLFDLKK
- a CDS encoding glycoside hydrolase family protein; this encodes MNKIITPNAPLFRDPIYDGAADPVIIWNKQEKSWWIFYTNRRASCVNYGVSFVHGTDIGIASSNDYGRTWIYRGIAQGLQYEKGRNTYWAPEIIEHEGIYHMYVSYVRGIPCTWDQPRTILHYTSDNLWDWEFDSPLSLSSNKVIDACVILCPDGRFKMWYKDEIHDSHTYTAYSDDLYSWTVGGPEITDCPHEGPNVFLFKNHYWMITDPWEGLGVYRSDDLQHWERCPNILNQPGNRTDDGAIGSHGDVLVHRGHAYIFYFTHPEASHEGDRCSEINSGYHYRRSSIQAAELFLVGNHLECDRDNVALDLEY
- a CDS encoding right-handed parallel beta-helix repeat-containing protein; the protein is MIDRRIFYVDSAEGEDTNSGLSVREAWKSLLPVNHLLLAPGDRICLKKGSIWMGTLEPKGNGGRWNPVVIEAYGEGEAPLIDGNGAYAAIYLRGVSYYIIDGIRIKNTAIDRNVRQGICICGNPEGITKDIVVRNCEISMVCGENRRSRDVYKSMYWNGGIYVTMPGRSSFENHLHDIIIEKNYIHDVYTSGIRINQEEDFINDIHHTHIVVRGNRIERTGSDGIIVANCISPLIDGNVCIEAGALGNLSDTQLIAGIWVCATSNALIQRNEVAKTKLFENDGTAFDTDWGTAGDTIFQYNYSHDNEGGFWLNCMKLSYNKDCRGTILRYNVSLRDGRGIGVYDQGVPVKIYGNLFVGDESSMICVFGNGENYEISNNVLLFGDGPKKGWQFAKYKRNWYGEIKVLPKDESPLSKETFDFAKFIEGEAEGRDWLAEKWDTLCTLLKNN